The genomic stretch AGCCGCAAATAAAACGTTGCAAAAAATAGCAATTACTCTTCATTTAATCTTGACCCGTCGACTTGTAAAATATGGGGCTGCTGCTCAACAGTCTATCACTGCTTTAGAGTCTTCGGCTCCCTCTAATGTACTACTTATCGTCCGGGTTGTTAAATTTTGGACttaaagaaaaacaaataaaacGAAAATTCGTTAAATGTTACAAGGCGCTGGACATTGGGAATTGCCAaacaacagagacaagTCCCGAGACAGTTCACGGGGATTACACAGATAGCATTGCATTTTGTAACAATTGTTACAACTAtaccatttttttgttctcttttttgtttcattGTTGGCTTGCTTTATCGGAATATTGATTTTGCTATACACTGCTGAACAATTGGAATAACGGACCCCTTAGACGTCTTTAGCGTATCGAACGAACTGTACCTGTTGGGACTTATCAATTTACTTTGTTTCTCTTATAGAAATCATCACGGAAAAGAAGACTGCATTGCTTTAATGGATTATAATGAACAACTGGCAGCATCTTTTCAACAATACAGTGGATTTAAGTGAACATTTACGGAAACCGTATTTTAGGTTCGATACAAGAGATAAGAATATATCCAAAGTTGTATTTGATACCAATGCAAACCTGTTGTGGGCAGGTGACACTTTTGGCTGCGTTTCCTCATATGATCCAAACTTACAGCTGTACACACGAAATAAGGGTCACATCGGCGGTTCTCCTATCAATGATATACTCACACTAAAGGAAGGTGTCCTCTCATTAAGCGAAGACGCCCTACATATGTCTGACCGGGCTGGTGTCACGTCTCTATATCTAACGAGTATGGATGCTGCAGGGCTTAGCGGGCTACAGGCAATGACCTCGGTGTCTATCGATTCCCAACACCTGATATACTGCGGTGGGAACAATACTGCAGCAGGGCTATCTTGCtttgatttgaacaaaaggCAGATATCAAATGTTATGCCATATAATCATGAGGTGAGATTTTTGAAAAGCAATAACAAGGTTATAGCTATTGGGAAAGGAGATGGGACTGTGGACCTTTTGGATCCAAGATCAAATCAGATTGTCAACACTTTCAATTGCCACTCCGACTCTATCTCATCATTAGATATACGAGAAAATACCTTGGTCACGGCTGGGAAATCAAAAAGGTTTTACAACACTTTTGCAGACCCATTTGTTAACGTATTTGATTTGAGGAGTATGAAACAGCTCTCgccagtttctttctcgAAGGGAACTACAATCGGGACTGGAGGTGCTGACATTGTCCAGTTACATCCTGTATTACCCACTGTCATGGTGGTTGCCAGTGCCAATGGCTCGTTTGACTTCATTGATTTGTCAAACACCGCCCTACGAACGCATTATGTACATCCTAGTACTGACGTGAAAGACCTGATTATATCGCCAAGTGGTGACCACCTAGCGATCATGGAGGCAAATAACATGGTCAGTACCTGGACGCGCTCCCAAACGGGTGGAAATTTCACAAACACACCGGAAGTACTAAAATATCCGGACTTTGTAGACGACGGGATTAGGCAGCAGATACCTATCGATAATCAAGATTACCCTCTGAGCAGTGTTGGACTACCGTATTATCACGAAAAGCTTCTCTCTGCGTGGCCTTACGTCCTTTTTAAGAGTGAAGGGACGCTTCCCAGTCACATCGACGACAATATCCCTCTCTCAAGTGTCCAAACGGGTATCGCAAATGCTAATAGCAATAAGCAACTTTTTTTAAATTCTGGGATCAGTctcaaaaacaaaaagtTCCCCTTCCATCTCTATGACTTCAACAAATATGGTGATTTTAACGTGCCGCCGAAATAtgtttctttgaaggagataaggaaaaaattgaatgcACCAGGGAGTAACAATGCGGCCGGCATGCTAATCTTTAAGTCTCATAAAAGTAGCGACGTCCCACCGGCGTATGGACAGTTGCCTTTTACTTGTGGTCGATATGGTTCTGATAACTTTGATTTTAAATCCTATAACAACACCAGATATTCAGGCTTAGACAATGATGTGGACAATCTCTATACCAACGCAGTTATACAAATGTATCGGTTTGTCCCTGAAgtgttcaattttgttgTAGGTTGCCTGAAAAATGAGAACTTTGCCAGAGCTTCGACTCTGTCCGAGTTGGGATACCTTTATGACATGATGAATAGATCGAAGGGTCGAGTTTGCCGTTCAACGAACTTCCAGAGTACGCTCAATTCGATTCCCGAATTTAAAGCCGCAGGACTGGGCTGCAGTGGTTTTAATTACCCTGTAGAATGCTCTAATCAAACTACAGAAGTATCAGACGCGATATCCACTATGAGCACGGTGCAGAAATTTAACAAACTTCTTTTGGGGAGATTGCTCAAGGAGGAATTTGAAGGCATGGATCATAACACTACTTTGGAGCAGTGTTTTGGATTGACAGTCAACTCTGAAATCAGATCAAAGTGCAACCACTACCAAAAGGAGACAATGGTTGTTCCAAGTCTAACTGTATTATCGCCAATGCGCAATAGTCTCAAACAAATGAATAAGAAATTGAATAACCAAACCATTCTTCCCTACATCGAATCCTCCATGAAGAGGACCAGATTAACTCAGAATACATGTGGAGTATGTGGTAAAGT from Huiozyma naganishii CBS 8797 chromosome 6, complete genome encodes the following:
- the PAN2 gene encoding poly(A)-specific ribonuclease (similar to Saccharomyces cerevisiae PAN2 (YGL094C); ancestral locus Anc_6.176), which translates into the protein MNNWQHLFNNTVDLSEHLRKPYFRFDTRDKNISKVVFDTNANLLWAGDTFGCVSSYDPNLQLYTRNKGHIGGSPINDILTLKEGVLSLSEDALHMSDRAGVTSLYLTSMDAAGLSGLQAMTSVSIDSQHLIYCGGNNTAAGLSCFDLNKRQISNVMPYNHEVRFLKSNNKVIAIGKGDGTVDLLDPRSNQIVNTFNCHSDSISSLDIRENTLVTAGKSKRFYNTFADPFVNVFDLRSMKQLSPVSFSKGTTIGTGGADIVQLHPVLPTVMVVASANGSFDFIDLSNTALRTHYVHPSTDVKDLIISPSGDHLAIMEANNMVSTWTRSQTGGNFTNTPEVLKYPDFVDDGIRQQIPIDNQDYPLSSVGLPYYHEKLLSAWPYVLFKSEGTLPSHIDDNIPLSSVQTGIANANSNKQLFLNSGISLKNKKFPFHLYDFNKYGDFNVPPKYVSLKEIRKKLNAPGSNNAAGMLIFKSHKSSDVPPAYGQLPFTCGRYGSDNFDFKSYNNTRYSGLDNDVDNLYTNAVIQMYRFVPEVFNFVVGCLKNENFARASTLSELGYLYDMMNRSKGRVCRSTNFQSTLNSIPEFKAAGLGCSGFNYPVECSNQTTEVSDAISTMSTVQKFNKLLLGRLLKEEFEGMDHNTTLEQCFGLTVNSEIRSKCNHYQKETMVVPSLTVLSPMRNSLKQMNKKLNNQTILPYIESSMKRTRLTQNTCGVCGKVDTAEQELTVRNLPPLLSLELSLTESEWYVARSVRNWLSPEFYGTVYRDKIAIRPGTGDIKNHGEIFKYELNGYVARITDPLDGSSRLVTYARIFDNETNTLHWYMFNNYLVVEIPEEEALNVSYWWKRVELIVYCDAEESRKPFFSVDTYPIKYDILYRDHFANAIREGYICEYKLLSRENETPHEGSLVAIDAEFVLLNDEVTEIDRFGNKTIIKPKKSSLARLSVIRGDDGPQFGVPFMDDYIYNESPVEDYLTKYSGILPGDLDLENSPRRLVSREVAYRKVWLLMQLGCIFVGHGLSNDFKLININVPTNQIRDTAVYFLQGKRYLSLRYLSFALLGQSIQEANHDSIEDAHTALILYKKYLELKSKGTLAKVIENLYEEGRALNYKVPGS